One genomic window of Halovivax cerinus includes the following:
- the sucD gene encoding succinate--CoA ligase subunit alpha, with protein MSVLVDEETRVVVQGITGGEGKFHAGQMIEYGTNVVAGAVPGKGGQEVHGVPVYDTVDEAVREENADASVIFVPPAFAGDAIFEALDTDLDLAVAITEGIPTQDMARVNKRLSETDTRLIGPNCPGIITPGEAKLGILPGNIFAEGDVGLVSRSGTLTYQVVDNLTNRGIGQTTAIGIGGDPIIGTDFVDALSAFEDDPDTKAIVMCGEIGGEDEEEAARYIDEHVDTPVVGFIAGRTAPPGKRMGHAGAIVSGSGTGTAESKIEALNDAGVSVGDTPEEVADSVEDLL; from the coding sequence ATGAGTGTACTCGTCGACGAGGAGACGCGCGTCGTAGTACAGGGGATCACCGGCGGGGAAGGCAAGTTCCACGCCGGCCAGATGATCGAGTACGGTACGAACGTGGTCGCCGGAGCCGTCCCCGGAAAGGGCGGCCAGGAGGTCCACGGCGTCCCGGTCTACGACACGGTCGACGAGGCCGTCCGCGAGGAGAACGCCGACGCATCGGTCATCTTCGTTCCGCCGGCGTTCGCAGGCGACGCCATCTTCGAAGCGCTCGATACGGACCTCGATCTCGCGGTCGCAATCACCGAGGGCATCCCGACCCAGGACATGGCTCGGGTGAACAAGCGTCTCAGCGAGACCGATACGCGCCTCATCGGCCCCAACTGCCCAGGTATCATCACGCCTGGCGAGGCCAAACTCGGCATTCTCCCCGGGAACATCTTCGCGGAGGGTGACGTCGGTCTGGTCTCGCGCTCGGGAACCCTCACCTACCAGGTCGTCGACAACCTGACGAACCGCGGCATCGGCCAGACGACCGCCATCGGAATCGGCGGCGACCCCATCATCGGGACGGACTTCGTCGACGCCCTCTCGGCCTTCGAGGACGACCCCGACACGAAGGCCATCGTCATGTGCGGCGAGATCGGCGGCGAAGACGAGGAGGAGGCCGCTCGATACATCGACGAACACGTCGACACGCCCGTCGTGGGATTCATCGCCGGGCGAACCGCGCCACCGGGCAAGCGGATGGGCCACGCCGGGGCAATCGTCTCCGGGTCGGGTACCGGAACCGCCGAGAGCAAGATCGAAGCGCTCAACGACGCGGGCGTCTCGGTCGGCGATACGCCCGAAGAAGTCGCCGATAGCGTCGAAGACCTGCTCTGA
- a CDS encoding DUF309 domain-containing protein — MNDHTRDQTVAPPISGDPTGWRCDRGVSNGWEYGTLRRAVIHGVRLYNGGAFHESHDCFEAEWYNYGRGTTESVFLHGMVQVAAGAYKHFDFENDVGMCSLFGTALRYLHDVPEDYYGVDVLDVRTTLTTARTDPTVLDDWRIELDGDRPDARQSDYAYAAELS; from the coding sequence ATGAACGACCACACGCGAGACCAGACCGTCGCGCCCCCGATATCGGGCGATCCGACCGGCTGGCGGTGTGATCGAGGGGTCTCGAACGGGTGGGAGTACGGCACCCTTCGGCGGGCGGTGATTCACGGTGTCAGACTGTACAACGGCGGCGCGTTCCACGAGTCACACGATTGTTTCGAAGCGGAGTGGTACAATTACGGGCGCGGCACCACCGAAAGTGTCTTTCTGCACGGGATGGTTCAGGTGGCGGCGGGTGCGTACAAGCACTTCGACTTCGAGAACGACGTCGGGATGTGTAGCCTGTTCGGGACGGCACTCCGGTACCTCCACGACGTTCCGGAGGACTATTACGGCGTCGACGTTCTCGACGTGCGAACGACGCTCACGACGGCGCGTACCGATCCGACGGTCCTCGACGACTGGCGGATCGAACTCGACGGGGACCGACCTGACGCGAGGCAGTCGGATTACGCCTACGCCGCCGAACTATCGTGA
- a CDS encoding succinylglutamate desuccinylase/aspartoacylase domain-containing protein, translated as MRVEQLGTGTPSIAIVGGIHGDEPCGVTAIERLISEAPPVTEPVKLVVANELAIERGVRYVDEDLNRAFPGDPDAGTHEGQLASRLSTELADTIVFSMHSTRSHAEPFAVVDGLTGTARRLCSQLSIGALVETGPLAEGRLFTGAETIEVECGLQGTETAAENAARLVHEFLTATGALPGTTIQHRVPVYRLIDTISKNAADRYEVFVDNFERVESGAQFAAADGEARVAEEPFYPVLLSADGYEDVFGYSAKKLTDLVPAQGP; from the coding sequence ATGCGAGTCGAACAGCTCGGGACGGGAACGCCGTCGATCGCGATCGTCGGTGGGATTCACGGCGACGAACCGTGCGGCGTCACCGCGATCGAACGGCTCATCTCGGAAGCGCCGCCAGTCACGGAGCCGGTCAAACTCGTCGTGGCGAATGAACTGGCAATCGAGCGAGGTGTCCGGTACGTCGACGAGGACCTGAATCGGGCGTTCCCGGGCGATCCGGACGCCGGGACGCACGAGGGTCAGCTGGCGTCGCGACTCTCGACAGAATTGGCGGACACGATCGTGTTCTCCATGCACTCGACACGCAGCCACGCGGAACCGTTCGCCGTCGTCGACGGTCTGACCGGGACGGCGCGTCGACTCTGTTCTCAGCTCTCTATCGGCGCACTCGTCGAGACCGGCCCTCTGGCAGAGGGACGCCTGTTCACCGGCGCGGAGACGATCGAAGTCGAGTGTGGCCTCCAGGGAACGGAGACCGCAGCAGAGAACGCCGCTCGCCTCGTTCACGAATTTCTGACGGCGACCGGCGCGCTACCGGGTACGACGATTCAGCACCGCGTTCCGGTGTACCGACTGATCGATACGATATCGAAGAACGCGGCCGATCGGTACGAGGTATTCGTGGACAACTTCGAACGCGTCGAATCGGGAGCCCAATTCGCCGCCGCAGACGGCGAGGCTCGCGTCGCCGAGGAACCGTTCTACCCGGTATTGCTCTCTGCCGACGGCTACGAGGACGTCTTCGGGTACTCCGCGAAGAAACTGACCGACCTCGTCCCGGCACAGGGACCATGA
- a CDS encoding inositol monophosphatase family protein, which translates to MTERGRHPTRVDVAIEAAAAGARVAADSFRSTLDVETKSNETDFVTQADRDAQNRVVETIRDQYRDEPIVGEESGRDGAVPEAGAAWIVDPIDGTANYVAGIPTFCTAVACTVDGDAVVATLDFPVLGDRYVFDGDRVERNGEDVHVSDRTEPQACTVSPTLWWDRDRREEYARACAEIVHRFADLRRVRCAQAELAMVAAGALDGTFANVSAHPWDTVAGVAMVRAAGGTVTDLDGRPWRLDSDGIVASNGEIHDEVLEAARAVDERANVPR; encoded by the coding sequence ATGACAGAACGCGGGAGGCACCCGACGCGTGTCGACGTCGCGATCGAAGCGGCGGCGGCCGGAGCGAGGGTCGCGGCGGATTCATTTCGATCGACGCTCGACGTCGAGACGAAGTCGAACGAGACCGACTTCGTCACGCAGGCTGATCGTGACGCACAGAACCGGGTAGTCGAAACGATCCGAGACCAGTACCGGGACGAACCGATCGTCGGGGAAGAGAGCGGCCGCGATGGCGCCGTTCCGGAGGCTGGTGCGGCGTGGATCGTCGATCCGATAGACGGGACGGCGAACTACGTGGCCGGGATCCCGACGTTCTGTACCGCCGTCGCGTGCACTGTCGACGGTGACGCCGTCGTCGCGACGCTCGACTTTCCCGTCCTCGGGGACCGATACGTGTTCGACGGTGACCGTGTCGAGCGAAACGGTGAGGACGTACACGTCAGTGACCGAACTGAACCGCAGGCGTGCACGGTCAGCCCGACGCTGTGGTGGGATCGAGACCGGCGCGAGGAGTACGCACGGGCGTGTGCCGAGATCGTACACCGATTCGCAGACCTCCGACGAGTCCGGTGCGCGCAGGCCGAACTCGCGATGGTAGCGGCCGGCGCGCTGGACGGAACGTTCGCGAACGTGTCGGCGCACCCGTGGGACACGGTCGCCGGCGTGGCGATGGTCAGAGCGGCCGGTGGCACGGTGACGGACCTCGACGGACGGCCGTGGCGTCTCGATAGCGACGGAATCGTTGCATCGAACGGCGAGATCCACGACGAGGTACTCGAAGCGGCGCGGGCGGTCGACGAACGGGCCAACGTCCCACGGTGA
- a CDS encoding DUF63 family protein, with amino-acid sequence MQKYVDRYGAERVWAAMVVTVFGGLALLAALFPHRVYVEFLWEYFWAPVVADANGWSCVAWAGGSVEPCSTAGPGAGPTATPGYTYVSYGGYIPTLLLLLTGFIFAIRRLDVDRYRAGFWGLFPFMLFGGALRTVEDANVAVRAETGEAALSLPWQALLISPFIYVVVAVIALVSLVVAIWLERRDYVPGYEYALAGIGTTLLALSLVVLARWASVGGYGFFPLLAITVLVVASAITAVVWLAIQRFAPELNRGTEYMGIAILWAHTIDGTANVIGLDWATAFGLPGNLNPKHPVNAAIQNIMARYLPESIATVTGDVWPFLLVKVAAAVFIIWVFNEEVFEESPRFTIMLMLTVVAVGLGPGTRDVLRATFGV; translated from the coding sequence ATGCAGAAGTACGTCGACCGCTACGGCGCCGAACGGGTGTGGGCGGCGATGGTCGTCACCGTGTTCGGCGGCCTCGCTCTCCTGGCGGCGCTGTTTCCCCACCGGGTGTACGTCGAGTTCCTCTGGGAATACTTCTGGGCTCCCGTGGTAGCCGACGCCAACGGGTGGAGTTGCGTCGCGTGGGCCGGTGGCAGCGTCGAGCCGTGTTCTACAGCCGGGCCGGGAGCCGGGCCCACGGCCACTCCCGGGTACACGTACGTCTCCTACGGGGGCTACATTCCGACGCTGCTACTGCTCTTGACGGGGTTCATCTTCGCCATCCGCCGGCTCGACGTCGATCGGTACCGGGCCGGGTTCTGGGGCCTCTTCCCGTTCATGCTCTTCGGCGGGGCCCTCAGGACGGTCGAGGACGCCAACGTCGCCGTCCGTGCGGAGACGGGAGAGGCGGCTCTGTCGCTTCCCTGGCAAGCGCTACTCATCAGCCCGTTCATCTACGTCGTGGTCGCGGTGATCGCGCTGGTTTCACTCGTCGTCGCCATCTGGCTCGAACGTCGCGACTACGTTCCGGGGTACGAGTACGCCCTCGCCGGAATCGGAACGACGCTGCTCGCGCTCTCGCTCGTCGTCCTCGCTCGCTGGGCCAGCGTGGGAGGCTACGGCTTCTTCCCGTTACTCGCCATCACCGTGCTGGTCGTCGCGAGCGCGATCACGGCGGTCGTCTGGCTGGCGATACAACGGTTCGCACCGGAACTCAACCGGGGGACGGAGTACATGGGTATCGCCATCCTCTGGGCGCACACGATCGACGGGACGGCGAACGTCATCGGACTCGACTGGGCGACGGCGTTCGGTTTACCCGGAAATCTGAACCCGAAACACCCTGTCAACGCGGCGATCCAGAACATCATGGCCAGGTACCTCCCAGAATCGATCGCGACGGTCACCGGAGACGTGTGGCCGTTCCTCCTGGTGAAAGTCGCCGCGGCCGTCTTCATCATCTGGGTGTTCAACGAGGAGGTCTTCGAAGAGAGTCCACGATTTACGATCATGCTCATGCTCACCGTCGTCGCCGTCGGTCTCGGGCCCGGGACGCGGGACGTGCTCCGGGCGACGTTCGGGGTCTGA